A genomic segment from Methanolobus zinderi encodes:
- a CDS encoding ATP-binding cassette domain-containing protein, translating into MLDVSDITKEYEFNNEKKRVLDDISFSVADGEILGITGKSGSGKTTLLKILRGIESFDEGSFRLEELEITPDSGKDTIRSLQLSTAIHLQRNFGLWNGPAIDNIIRRLNIQYSGDEGLPEPDSLYYDEMYEEAMEYIRLVGLEDKALHSSNLLSGGEKQRLIMARQLAAKPKLLLLDEPVTMTGPGTKQEILDVIKNIKGKLNIPIIVVSHLPEVHLYISDRVAYLEDGRLVETGEPEKILKHFLKDLDEQVKLPQLQQKEAVIKVRNLSNRFSLLRVGEVLKFENVSLDINRGEITALIGQSGAGKTTLMKMIEGLRTPKEGDISYLHEGEWLNILEFTRQRLDLRKKISIMHQEFTLSPHSTVREQMAFRLRLKGEKSLDFARKKAAELGISEEVLDTLYSLPDMSEDEKDKIMHQINMSPDVYALLFPLITKTDVDEHAEKVFDALDLPMEVLDKTPYQISGGEHVRAYIALALATDPEILLLDEPFGDLDPVTLRDVTNSLKRINEIFGTTIVLVSHHMDFVREVAHRAILLDKGKIIMDGKPEKVCDRLIEMSHASYLEHDIRELAA; encoded by the coding sequence ATGCTTGATGTATCCGACATCACAAAGGAATATGAGTTCAACAACGAGAAAAAACGTGTTCTGGATGACATAAGTTTCAGCGTTGCCGATGGAGAGATACTTGGTATCACAGGAAAGAGTGGAAGCGGAAAAACCACCCTTCTCAAGATACTCCGCGGAATAGAGAGTTTCGATGAAGGTTCCTTCAGGCTTGAAGAACTGGAAATCACTCCAGACTCGGGAAAAGATACTATCAGGTCTCTTCAACTGAGTACTGCGATCCACCTGCAGCGAAACTTCGGACTATGGAACGGACCTGCCATTGATAATATCATACGCAGACTCAATATTCAGTATTCAGGGGACGAAGGGCTTCCAGAGCCGGATTCACTCTATTATGACGAGATGTATGAAGAAGCCATGGAATACATCAGGCTCGTCGGTCTTGAGGACAAGGCACTGCATTCTTCAAACCTTCTGAGCGGCGGTGAGAAGCAGAGACTTATCATGGCCCGCCAGCTTGCCGCAAAACCCAAACTGCTGCTACTGGATGAACCTGTTACCATGACAGGACCGGGCACCAAGCAGGAAATACTTGATGTTATAAAGAATATCAAAGGCAAACTCAATATACCTATTATAGTAGTATCCCACCTTCCCGAAGTCCACCTGTATATCTCGGACAGGGTGGCATATCTGGAAGACGGCAGGCTTGTTGAGACAGGTGAGCCTGAAAAGATCTTGAAGCACTTCCTGAAAGACCTTGATGAGCAGGTCAAATTACCACAGCTTCAGCAGAAAGAAGCTGTTATAAAGGTGAGGAATCTCTCAAACCGTTTTTCATTGCTGAGGGTCGGCGAGGTACTCAAATTCGAGAATGTCTCTCTTGACATAAACCGTGGTGAGATCACCGCACTGATAGGACAGTCCGGTGCCGGCAAGACAACACTGATGAAGATGATAGAAGGCCTGAGAACACCAAAAGAAGGGGATATCAGCTACCTGCATGAAGGCGAGTGGCTGAACATCCTTGAGTTCACAAGACAACGTCTTGATCTGCGCAAGAAGATAAGTATCATGCACCAGGAGTTTACCCTTTCTCCCCATTCAACCGTCAGGGAGCAAATGGCTTTCAGGCTGAGACTGAAGGGAGAAAAGTCCCTTGACTTCGCAAGGAAAAAAGCAGCAGAACTGGGAATCTCAGAAGAGGTGCTTGATACCCTTTACAGCCTCCCGGACATGTCAGAGGATGAGAAAGACAAGATCATGCATCAGATCAATATGAGTCCGGATGTCTATGCACTGCTGTTCCCGCTCATAACAAAAACTGATGTAGATGAGCATGCAGAGAAGGTTTTCGATGCCCTTGATCTGCCAATGGAAGTCCTCGATAAAACTCCCTACCAGATAAGCGGCGGGGAGCACGTACGCGCATATATTGCCCTCGCACTTGCGACGGATCCTGAGATACTCCTGCTTGACGAACCCTTCGGAGACCTTGATCCGGTAACTCTCAGGGATGTTACAAATTCCCTCAAAAGAATTAATGAGATCTTCGGAACCACGATTGTTCTGGTGAGCCACCACATGGACTTTGTCAGAGAAGTTGCACATAGAGCAATACTTCTTGACAAAGGCAAAATTATAATGGACGGGAAACCAGAAAAAGTCTGTGACAGGCTGATCGAGATGAGCCATGCAAGCTACCTTGAACATGATATTCGGGAACTTGCAGCCTGA
- a CDS encoding geranylgeranylglyceryl/heptaprenylglyceryl phosphate synthase, with amino-acid sequence MQVEEYLNDIAEREGTVHLTLIDPASQSPDEAAEIAFAASQGGTDAIMVGGSTGAGGVLLDQTLIKIKEQTDKPTILFPGNAAGVSRYADAIFFMSLLNSRDISFVTTNQAMGAPVVYRSGIEPISMAYLIVEPGGTVGWVGDAKLIPKNKADIAVAYALAGKYLGMHYTYLEAGSGADEAVRPEMIAAVKHVLGDNKLIVGGGIRDGAAAKKCALAGADMIVTGTVVEKNSKATYVTSKIEELVSAIKN; translated from the coding sequence ATGCAAGTGGAAGAGTACCTCAATGATATCGCAGAACGCGAGGGTACAGTTCACTTGACACTTATCGACCCCGCATCCCAGTCTCCCGATGAGGCGGCAGAGATTGCCTTTGCTGCATCACAGGGTGGCACGGATGCGATCATGGTCGGTGGTTCCACAGGAGCCGGAGGCGTGCTGCTGGACCAGACGCTTATCAAAATCAAAGAGCAGACAGACAAACCAACAATACTTTTTCCCGGAAATGCAGCAGGTGTCAGCCGTTATGCTGACGCTATTTTTTTCATGAGCCTGCTGAATTCCAGGGACATCAGTTTCGTTACTACTAATCAGGCAATGGGAGCTCCGGTTGTGTACAGGAGCGGCATAGAACCCATCTCCATGGCATACCTCATAGTAGAACCCGGAGGAACCGTTGGCTGGGTAGGGGATGCAAAGCTCATTCCGAAAAATAAAGCCGATATCGCAGTGGCCTATGCGCTTGCCGGCAAATACCTGGGAATGCACTACACATACCTTGAAGCAGGTTCCGGTGCCGATGAAGCGGTCAGACCTGAGATGATAGCTGCTGTGAAGCATGTCCTTGGTGACAATAAACTCATAGTCGGCGGAGGCATACGTGACGGAGCTGCTGCAAAGAAATGCGCTCTTGCAGGAGCGGACATGATAGTCACTGGCACAGTTGTCGAGAAAAACTCAAAAGCCACTTACGTCACTTCAAAGATAGAAGAGCTCGTATCGGCCATCAAGAACTGA
- a CDS encoding 50S ribosomal protein L40e, protein MGRFPEAEERILNKKVCMKCNARNAVRATRCRKCNNKTLRPKSKESRGG, encoded by the coding sequence ATGGGAAGATTTCCAGAAGCTGAAGAAAGAATACTCAACAAGAAAGTATGTATGAAATGCAATGCACGTAATGCAGTCCGTGCAACCAGATGCAGAAAGTGCAACAACAAAACCCTTCGTCCTAAATCCAAGGAATCCAGAGGCGGCTGA
- a CDS encoding winged helix-turn-helix domain-containing protein gives MADEDLMKKRQEWYEKAKKEGKLKANPTEDHRAGLEALQHPVRRGILRRLGEGRMRFDQIKEEFQLDDMHATFDLRMLEDTLYIEKEEKDGTYEYYLTPRGEAFLENVESKHL, from the coding sequence ATGGCTGATGAAGATCTGATGAAAAAAAGACAGGAATGGTACGAGAAGGCGAAGAAAGAGGGAAAGCTCAAGGCAAATCCAACTGAAGATCATCGTGCAGGACTCGAGGCGCTCCAGCATCCTGTCCGAAGGGGCATACTCAGGCGACTTGGTGAGGGCAGAATGAGGTTCGACCAGATAAAAGAGGAGTTCCAGCTTGACGACATGCATGCAACATTTGACCTGCGCATGCTTGAAGACACTCTCTACATCGAAAAAGAGGAAAAGGACGGCACCTACGAGTATTATCTGACGCCACGCGGTGAGGCTTTCCTTGAGAATGTAGAATCAAAGCACTTATAA
- the gatB gene encoding Asp-tRNA(Asn)/Glu-tRNA(Gln) amidotransferase subunit GatB, producing MVYENPDGVKIGLEVHVQLNKLKTKLFCGCSTDYHSDEPNTHVCPVCLGLPGSLPVINEKAVEAAIKIGLALNCSIVEQTQFHRKNYYYPDLPKGFQTTQYDYPIAGTGKVVIEGEDGERVIGITRAHMEEDPGRLQHIGTIERSKGTHINYNRSGMTLIEIVSEPDMRSPKEARRYLDKLRSILDYLDVFDGDLEGAMRVDANVSVFGGQRVEVKNISSFKGAERALLYEIMRQKNHVRRGGEIVMETRHFDEARGVTISMRTKEEEHDYRYFPEPDLVPLRVADRAPEIKKALPELPDAKRERFLEQYEMSGMHARALTTEIKVANFYEDVASQVSPKDASVWVADILKGELNYRDLGIDAFTIEDIVEIIQLVTENKITEQSGVEIIRTILDHGGKPQDIVKEKGLLKVEDDIVAKAVEEAISENPEAVEDYLGGKEKSLNFIVGKVMQKTKGRADAREAREQLIEKIKEQN from the coding sequence ATGGTTTACGAGAATCCCGATGGTGTCAAAATAGGACTTGAAGTACACGTTCAGCTGAACAAGCTCAAAACCAAGCTGTTCTGTGGCTGTTCCACCGATTACCATAGCGACGAACCTAACACCCATGTATGTCCCGTGTGCCTCGGACTTCCTGGTTCACTGCCTGTGATAAATGAGAAGGCTGTGGAGGCTGCCATAAAGATAGGACTGGCCTTAAATTGTAGTATCGTCGAGCAGACCCAGTTCCACAGGAAGAACTACTACTATCCCGACCTTCCCAAGGGTTTCCAGACAACCCAGTATGATTACCCCATTGCAGGTACCGGAAAGGTTGTGATCGAGGGAGAGGACGGAGAGCGTGTTATCGGAATTACACGTGCGCACATGGAAGAAGATCCAGGCAGATTGCAGCATATCGGTACTATTGAGAGGTCAAAGGGTACACATATTAACTACAACCGTTCCGGTATGACACTTATCGAGATCGTCAGCGAACCTGATATGAGAAGTCCCAAGGAAGCCAGACGCTACCTGGACAAGCTCAGGAGCATACTGGACTACCTGGATGTTTTCGACGGTGATCTTGAAGGTGCCATGAGAGTGGATGCCAACGTTTCTGTCTTTGGCGGACAGCGTGTTGAAGTCAAGAACATATCTTCGTTCAAAGGTGCCGAGAGGGCGCTGCTCTATGAGATCATGAGACAGAAGAACCATGTCAGACGTGGCGGTGAGATCGTCATGGAAACAAGGCACTTTGACGAGGCAAGGGGTGTCACGATTTCCATGCGTACCAAGGAAGAAGAGCACGATTACCGCTACTTCCCCGAACCTGACCTGGTACCACTGAGGGTTGCCGACAGAGCACCTGAGATCAAAAAAGCACTTCCGGAGCTTCCCGATGCAAAGCGTGAGCGCTTCCTGGAACAGTACGAGATGTCAGGTATGCATGCGAGGGCACTCACCACCGAGATCAAAGTGGCCAACTTCTACGAAGACGTCGCCTCACAGGTCAGTCCAAAAGATGCATCCGTCTGGGTTGCCGACATCCTCAAGGGTGAACTGAACTACCGTGACCTCGGGATCGATGCCTTCACTATTGAGGATATAGTTGAGATAATACAGCTCGTTACAGAGAATAAGATCACCGAGCAGAGTGGTGTTGAGATCATACGCACCATCCTTGACCACGGAGGCAAACCACAGGATATTGTCAAAGAAAAGGGGCTGCTCAAAGTTGAAGACGATATCGTTGCAAAGGCAGTGGAAGAAGCCATCAGCGAGAATCCTGAAGCTGTTGAGGACTATCTTGGTGGAAAGGAAAAGTCCCTGAACTTCATTGTGGGCAAGGTCATGCAGAAGACAAAAGGACGTGCCGATGCCCGTGAAGCAAGGGAGCAGCTAATTGAGAAGATAAAAGAACAGAATTGA
- the gatA gene encoding Asp-tRNA(Asn)/Glu-tRNA(Gln) amidotransferase subunit GatA, whose translation MVAWTDITGIRQKIAESSAEEVTASYLEKIDNSCVNGFVTTWDKALETAKSIDKEGQDGPLAGVPIAIKDNISTNGLSTTCSSKILQGYVPPYDAHVIEKLRAAGAVILGKTNMDEFAMGTSTESSYYGATLNPWDTDRVPGGSSGGSAAVVAAGEVPVSLGSDTGGSVRCPAAFCGVVGLKPTYGCISRFGLISYANSLEQIGPLATSVADIATLMDVVAGYDARDSTSINRENSYSDSIKDDVDGLKIGVPEEYFGEGIDEGVEKTVWDAIAKYEDMGASWQKVSMPHTKYALAAYYIIAMSEASSNLARFDGTRYGFRADGDNWHVMASKTRAEGFGDEVKRRILLGTYALSAGYHDKYYLKALKVRTLVKQDFDKALSEVDVLMGPTMPTPAFKIGEKIDDPLSLYLADVNTVPINLAGVPSISVPCGFADKMPVGLQIIGKHFDENTILRAAYSFEQNTDHHTKRPGEVA comes from the coding sequence ATGGTAGCATGGACAGACATTACAGGAATCAGACAGAAGATCGCGGAAAGCTCTGCAGAAGAGGTTACTGCCTCATACCTTGAAAAAATAGACAACAGCTGCGTCAACGGTTTTGTTACCACCTGGGACAAGGCACTGGAAACGGCAAAAAGCATAGATAAAGAAGGTCAGGACGGACCACTTGCCGGCGTACCCATTGCCATCAAGGACAATATTTCCACAAACGGCCTATCAACCACATGTTCATCTAAAATACTACAGGGATATGTTCCACCATACGATGCACATGTAATAGAGAAGCTCAGGGCAGCAGGTGCTGTGATACTCGGTAAAACAAACATGGACGAGTTCGCCATGGGAACATCCACAGAATCCAGCTACTACGGAGCCACCCTCAATCCCTGGGATACGGACAGGGTACCAGGAGGATCATCAGGAGGAAGTGCCGCTGTGGTTGCTGCTGGTGAGGTTCCGGTCTCACTTGGTTCGGACACCGGTGGCTCGGTCAGATGTCCCGCAGCCTTCTGTGGTGTTGTCGGACTGAAACCAACCTACGGATGCATTTCAAGGTTCGGACTGATCTCCTACGCCAATTCCCTGGAACAGATAGGACCCCTGGCAACCAGTGTTGCTGACATTGCAACACTTATGGACGTGGTTGCGGGATACGATGCAAGGGACAGTACATCCATCAACAGGGAGAACAGCTACAGCGATTCCATCAAGGACGATGTAGACGGCCTTAAAATAGGTGTTCCGGAAGAGTACTTCGGAGAAGGAATCGACGAGGGTGTCGAAAAAACTGTATGGGATGCCATTGCAAAATACGAGGATATGGGAGCATCCTGGCAGAAGGTATCAATGCCACACACAAAATACGCACTTGCAGCTTACTATATCATAGCCATGAGCGAGGCATCATCAAACCTTGCACGTTTTGACGGTACAAGATACGGATTCCGTGCCGATGGTGACAACTGGCATGTGATGGCCTCAAAGACCAGGGCTGAAGGGTTCGGCGACGAGGTCAAGCGCAGGATACTGCTCGGAACATATGCACTCTCCGCAGGTTACCATGACAAGTACTACCTCAAAGCACTCAAGGTCAGGACACTTGTGAAGCAGGACTTTGACAAAGCACTGTCAGAAGTAGATGTGCTCATGGGACCGACAATGCCTACACCTGCATTTAAGATAGGAGAGAAAATAGATGATCCGCTTTCACTCTATCTTGCGGATGTCAACACCGTACCGATCAATCTTGCAGGCGTGCCATCCATATCAGTTCCATGCGGATTTGCCGACAAAATGCCAGTAGGATTACAGATTATAGGAAAGCACTTTGACGAGAACACAATTCTCAGAGCGGCTTACAGCTTCGAGCAGAATACCGATCATCACACCAAGAGACCCGGGGAGGTGGCATAA
- the gatC gene encoding Asp-tRNA(Asn)/Glu-tRNA(Gln) amidotransferase subunit GatC — protein MITKEEVEHVGWLARIEIDEKESDEYAEKLNSVLDYFGQLDEVDTEDVPPTYHVMDVVNVFREDEVKESMPQEVVLANTEHKKEGNFKSPKIM, from the coding sequence ATGATCACTAAAGAAGAAGTAGAACACGTAGGCTGGCTCGCACGTATCGAGATAGACGAGAAGGAATCGGATGAGTATGCTGAGAAGCTCAATTCCGTACTGGACTATTTCGGACAGCTTGACGAGGTCGATACCGAAGACGTGCCCCCCACCTATCATGTAATGGATGTTGTAAACGTATTCAGGGAAGACGAAGTGAAAGAATCCATGCCACAGGAAGTCGTGCTCGCAAACACCGAACACAAGAAGGAAGGCAACTTCAAGTCCCCGAAGATCATGTGA
- a CDS encoding YnfA family protein, whose protein sequence is MSEDIVSFALASLGLFFLAALFEIGGGYLVWLWLREKRGLMFGLLGGLVLAIYGVIPTFQPVHFGRVYAAYGGIFIVSSLIWGKFVDRTEPDRYEIIGALIALIGVLIMFYVPR, encoded by the coding sequence ATGAGCGAGGATATAGTCTCATTCGCACTGGCATCCCTGGGATTGTTCTTCCTTGCAGCCCTTTTTGAGATTGGCGGAGGTTATCTTGTCTGGCTGTGGCTGCGGGAGAAAAGGGGTCTCATGTTCGGCCTGCTGGGCGGACTTGTGCTTGCCATCTATGGGGTCATCCCGACCTTCCAGCCAGTCCACTTCGGCAGGGTATATGCTGCATATGGCGGGATATTCATAGTCTCATCACTCATCTGGGGCAAGTTCGTGGACAGGACCGAGCCGGACAGGTATGAGATAATCGGTGCGTTAATCGCGCTTATCGGAGTGCTGATCATGTTCTATGTGCCAAGGTAG
- a CDS encoding YnfA family protein, which produces MVRIETSCISKKRCFIYTILLFILAGIFEIGGGYLVWLWIRENRDITYALLGAVVLFLYGIVPTFQPAHFHRIYATYGGIFVVMSLLWGWVFDRIPPDIYDIIGCMIILIGVGIIFYWPREGEEE; this is translated from the coding sequence ATGGTCCGTATAGAAACAAGCTGCATCTCAAAAAAGAGATGTTTCATCTACACCATTCTTCTCTTCATCCTCGCCGGTATCTTTGAGATAGGAGGCGGATACCTCGTCTGGCTATGGATACGGGAGAACAGGGACATCACCTATGCACTACTCGGAGCTGTTGTCCTTTTTCTATATGGTATCGTGCCAACATTCCAGCCTGCCCACTTCCACAGGATATACGCAACCTACGGAGGTATATTTGTAGTTATGTCACTTTTGTGGGGGTGGGTATTTGACAGGATACCACCGGATATCTATGATATCATAGGCTGTATGATCATCCTGATAGGTGTCGGCATCATCTTCTACTGGCCACGGGAAGGTGAGGAGGAATGA
- a CDS encoding class I SAM-dependent methyltransferase: MENRSNSWSGIKAEDIPTTIELDPVLYKYTTPGCRVLDIGCGTGKVTIPLASRGFSLTGVDINAEALKIALYSCKSEKFLQNPLFTRSDATNLPFSDATFDMAIMQAFLTTVTSKEGRVRIIREACRVLKPEGHLYLADFGQTWHSKIYRERYINDLPVTKEEGSIIAYDKEAGEIAYIAHHFTEKELVLLLVENSFEVDFFKRDTFVTRTGNRINGFIVVGRKV, from the coding sequence ATGGAAAACCGATCCAATTCATGGTCAGGAATAAAGGCAGAGGATATTCCCACTACCATAGAGCTTGATCCTGTTCTCTACAAGTATACTACTCCCGGCTGCCGTGTGCTGGATATTGGCTGCGGTACCGGTAAAGTTACAATTCCACTGGCATCGCGTGGTTTTTCATTAACAGGGGTGGACATCAATGCAGAAGCTCTGAAGATAGCACTATATTCTTGCAAATCTGAGAAATTCCTGCAAAATCCGTTATTCACTCGAAGCGATGCCACAAATTTACCTTTCTCTGATGCTACATTCGACATGGCAATCATGCAGGCTTTCCTGACAACCGTTACCTCAAAAGAGGGACGAGTCAGGATAATTCGGGAAGCTTGCAGGGTCCTGAAACCAGAAGGACATCTTTACCTGGCAGATTTTGGTCAGACCTGGCATTCTAAGATATATCGCGAACGCTATATCAATGACCTGCCCGTGACAAAGGAGGAGGGTTCGATTATTGCTTATGACAAGGAGGCCGGGGAGATTGCCTATATCGCCCATCACTTCACTGAGAAGGAGCTGGTGTTGCTATTGGTTGAGAACAGCTTTGAGGTTGATTTCTTCAAAAGGGATACTTTTGTGACGAGGACGGGG